The Montipora foliosa isolate CH-2021 chromosome 1, ASM3666993v2, whole genome shotgun sequence genome has a window encoding:
- the LOC138013029 gene encoding craniofacial development protein 2-like gives MSIQENRFHHPDTEIQYKTSSGYQLITISAWKNDQGSTIGGVGLLLSPRASENLLKVEKISPRIMRADFGGNPKSTVIACYNPTNVSTEADVTQFYHQLKDTTDVLPAHNVLTVSGDFNAQVGPDDSTFTYNPATNRNGEILVDYAEEFQLMFANTNLMKQAVKLWTFQHPSESRSQIDYILIRKKWRNSIINCQAYSSFSSIGSDHRIVSCTTCLSLRSSKRPDTNPMKTID, from the coding sequence ATGAGTATTCAAGAAAATAGATTTCACCATCCAGACACAGAAATCCAGTACAAGACATCCAGCGGTTATCAACTAATAACAATCTCTGCATGGAAGAACGACCAAGGCTCTACAATTGGAGGTGTAGGCCTGCTTCTGTCGCCACGAGCATCGGAAAATTTACTGAAAGTGGAAAAGATATCTCCACGCATTATGAGAGCAGATTTTGGTGGAAACCCCAAATCTACCGTAATTGCCTGCTACAATCCAACAAACGTCTCTACCGAAGCAGATGTCACCCAGTTTTACCATCAGCTGAAGGATACGACCGACGTGCTTCCAGCACATAATGTTCTTACTGTTTCAGGGGACTTCAATGCCCAAGTAGGCCCAGACGACTCTACCTTTACTTACAACCCAGCAACCAATCGTAATGGGGAAATACTGGTCGACTACGCTGAAGAGTTCCAGTTGATGTTTGCAAATACCAACTTAATGAAGCAAGCAGTCAAGTTGTGGACATTCCAACACCCGTCTGAAAGCCGCTCACAAATAGACTACATCCTTATTAGAAAGAAGTGGAGAAACAGCATCATAAACTGCCAGGCCTACTCATCATTTAGTAGCATTGGCTCTGACCATCGTATCGTTTCCTGTACCACTTGTTTAAGTCTTAGATCATCTAAAAGGCCAGACACCAACCCAATGAAAACCATCGACTGA
- the LOC137996761 gene encoding uncharacterized protein, whose amino-acid sequence MDSLQVKSMAEYATKGHQKKFNRTYAKREGDTFKAGARVDGDLDRSVIAARAQAGMKVTDWGATIGAGAECHFYEVTFTKSIKVAARILGADAVAYVGVDLEALVEEGSVIGAEARARATLGELKAGPFHAHFGLGASAAAKVEGGALELKIFGCGLTVGKRIGLSVFDNDVSVESATLVGKNWLW is encoded by the exons ATGGATTCCTTACAGG TAAAGAGCATGGCAGAGTACGCGACCAAAGGACACCAAAAGAAGTTCAACCGAACATACGCCAAGAGGGAGGGCGACACATTCAAAGCTGGAGCTCGCGTCGACGGTGATCTCGACCGCAGTGTTATAGCAGCGCGGGCTCAAGCTGGAATGAAGGTTACTGACTGGGGAGCCACGATTGGTGCAGGGGCAGAGTGCCACTTTTACGAAGTGACGTTTACCAAGAGTATTAAAGTTGCCGCTAGGATTCTAGGAGCTGATGCAGTGGCGTACGTGGGAGTCGATTTGGAAGCTTTAGTAGAGGAAGGTAGCGTCATAGGAGCAGAGGCTAGAGCAAGGGCGACACTGGGTGAGCTCAAAGCTGGGCCCTTTCATGCCCActttggtcttggagcatcggCCGCGGCTAAAGTGGAGGGCGGTGCCCTCGAACTCAAAATCTTTGGTTGTGGGTTGACGGTTGGAAAAAGGATTGGCTTATCCGTCTTTGACAACGACGTTTCGGTTGAGTCTGCAACACTTGTTGGCAAGAATTGGTTATGGTAA